Proteins from one Candidatus Hydrogenedens sp. genomic window:
- the pheA gene encoding prephenate dehydratase, with protein MNIDELRKKIDEIDQKIIALLNERATFAQEIGRIKNTSQAPIYVPEREKAVIEKLIQCNHGPLDERAIRSIYREIMSAIRSLEKPTSVAFLGPRDTFSHMAALRVFGTSAEYHPLPSFADVFTEVERRRIDYGVVPIESSTGGSVSDTLDLFIQSELKIINEVLLRISQNLLANCPLDQIRRVYSKDNALLQCRNWLRANLPGVELIEVSSTAEAARRAAQEPNTAAIASKLASQTYNLEIVAERIEDIPHNYTRFVVLGHQIVEPTGDDKTSLLLSVKDKPGALYNLLVPFAEVGINLTRIESRPSREKPWEYVFFIDFLGHIKDEKVQHVIEDVSDRARNLKILGSFPRATLELET; from the coding sequence TTGAATATCGATGAATTAAGAAAAAAAATTGATGAAATCGACCAAAAAATTATCGCTCTTCTTAATGAGAGAGCAACGTTTGCTCAAGAGATTGGTCGAATCAAAAACACTTCACAAGCACCTATCTATGTGCCTGAACGTGAAAAAGCAGTTATAGAAAAGTTAATACAATGTAATCATGGTCCCTTAGACGAACGGGCTATTCGTTCCATCTACCGCGAAATTATGAGTGCTATCCGTTCACTCGAAAAACCAACCAGTGTCGCTTTCTTAGGACCCCGCGATACCTTTAGCCACATGGCAGCACTACGTGTGTTTGGCACCTCTGCCGAATATCACCCCCTACCCTCATTTGCCGATGTCTTCACAGAAGTAGAGCGACGACGCATTGACTATGGTGTTGTGCCTATCGAAAGTTCAACAGGTGGGTCGGTAAGCGATACCCTTGACCTTTTTATCCAATCCGAACTTAAAATCATTAATGAAGTACTACTCCGTATCTCACAAAATCTTCTTGCCAATTGCCCATTAGACCAGATACGTCGTGTGTATTCCAAAGATAATGCCTTACTCCAATGTAGGAACTGGCTTAGGGCTAACCTGCCAGGGGTGGAACTTATCGAAGTTTCAAGTACCGCGGAAGCAGCAAGACGAGCCGCTCAAGAACCAAATACCGCAGCTATTGCCAGTAAATTAGCATCACAAACCTACAATCTTGAAATCGTCGCAGAACGGATTGAAGATATACCCCACAACTACACACGATTTGTTGTTCTCGGACACCAGATTGTCGAACCCACTGGCGACGATAAAACATCATTGCTTTTATCTGTGAAAGACAAACCTGGTGCTCTTTACAATTTGTTAGTACCATTTGCAGAAGTAGGCATTAACTTAACCCGTATCGAATCACGACCTTCCAGAGAAAAACCATGGGAATATGTGTTCTTTATCGATTTTCTCGGACACATCAAAGATGAAAAAGTCCAACATGTAATTGAAGATGTCAGCGACAGAGCAAGAAACCTAAAAATTTTAGGTTCCTTCCCTCGTGCCACCCTCGAACTTGAAACATAA
- a CDS encoding 3'-5' exonuclease codes for MASLNPDQIKAVHAGEPAVLVLSGAGTGKTRVIVERIVWLINEKGVPPERILAVTFTNKSAGEMKRRVLARIAHTERQPWVGTFHSFGLQFLRKYASYANLKNNFILIDDDDQISLLKKILKSDPILLEQFTPRDAQVWISRYKQNIAEPKDSSITPPNSHFLKLWDIYHDTLQTQNTVDFDDLISLPVKILEEQSSIRERIQHYFSDILVDEFQDTNHAQFRLVQALKGTDNSIFVVGDEDQCIYSWRGSDLNNILNFAETFSGTAIYRLEQNYRSTKNILLLANKLVEHNENRLGKILWTKNNEGEKVQFYWAKTDEDEAEWIANDIQKNQYPLDEVAILFRTNHQSRPFEEVFRRRGIPHIVIGGIRFYARREIKDIVAYLRLITNEEDDDALRRIINIPPRNLGQISLQQIEDYATQRKKPLFQMLRFIEHDETFSTRTRKSVKEFVDLIDEVKLFSKDKSVGETVKYIIEKLDYLEYINNIAEKEGKDREKNIQEFIAICEQNSTKEKSLLEFLQEFALLSDLDTQQPQSNAVLLLTCHSAKGLEFDYVYVTGLEEGLFPYLDEDDPYADIEEERRLCYVAMTRARKRLVLSGSESRLYYGRVIPDRVMSRFLFEMDLQNVEVYGIKKDTEPYKTTNHLPEDKMVTTKEEKKKEYRLGTRVRHAKFGYGVVLNTEGSGDKMRVRVRFDSGKTAVLVVSMAPMEIIERRKN; via the coding sequence ATGGCTTCTTTAAACCCTGACCAAATAAAGGCTGTTCATGCTGGAGAACCAGCAGTGTTGGTTCTGTCAGGGGCGGGAACTGGAAAAACAAGAGTTATTGTTGAACGTATTGTTTGGCTTATTAATGAAAAGGGAGTACCTCCAGAGCGGATTCTTGCAGTTACATTTACAAACAAATCCGCTGGCGAAATGAAAAGAAGAGTACTTGCCCGCATTGCTCATACTGAGAGACAACCTTGGGTAGGAACATTCCATTCATTTGGCTTACAATTCCTACGAAAATATGCCTCATATGCAAATCTTAAAAATAATTTTATCCTTATAGACGATGATGACCAGATTTCACTCTTGAAAAAAATACTAAAATCAGACCCTATCCTGTTAGAACAATTTACCCCTCGTGATGCTCAGGTTTGGATTAGTAGGTACAAACAAAATATTGCGGAACCGAAAGACAGTTCAATCACCCCACCCAATTCCCATTTCCTTAAACTTTGGGATATATATCACGATACCTTACAGACACAAAACACGGTGGATTTTGATGATTTAATTTCCTTACCTGTAAAAATATTAGAAGAACAGAGTTCTATTCGTGAGAGAATACAACATTACTTTTCAGACATATTAGTTGATGAATTTCAAGATACAAATCATGCCCAATTCCGTCTTGTGCAGGCATTAAAAGGGACTGATAATTCCATTTTCGTAGTAGGTGATGAAGACCAATGTATTTACTCATGGCGTGGAAGTGATTTGAATAATATACTAAACTTCGCAGAAACTTTTTCTGGAACTGCCATATATCGTTTAGAGCAAAACTACCGTAGCACAAAAAACATCCTCTTATTAGCCAATAAATTAGTTGAACATAACGAAAACCGTTTAGGCAAAATACTATGGACAAAAAATAATGAGGGCGAAAAAGTCCAATTTTACTGGGCTAAGACAGATGAAGATGAGGCAGAATGGATTGCCAATGATATACAAAAAAATCAATACCCACTGGATGAAGTAGCTATCCTATTCCGAACCAATCATCAATCCCGTCCTTTTGAAGAGGTTTTTCGAAGGAGAGGCATTCCTCATATTGTTATTGGTGGCATCCGCTTCTACGCACGGAGAGAAATAAAAGACATAGTTGCATACCTCCGATTAATAACCAATGAAGAAGACGATGACGCCCTACGTAGAATTATCAATATTCCTCCACGCAATTTAGGTCAGATAAGCCTACAACAAATTGAAGACTACGCAACACAAAGGAAAAAACCACTATTTCAGATGCTTCGTTTTATAGAACACGACGAGACATTCTCTACACGAACTCGCAAATCTGTTAAAGAATTTGTAGACCTTATCGATGAAGTCAAACTATTTTCAAAAGATAAATCCGTAGGAGAAACTGTTAAATATATAATTGAGAAGTTAGACTATCTGGAATATATAAATAACATTGCAGAAAAAGAAGGGAAAGACCGTGAAAAAAACATACAGGAATTTATCGCCATCTGCGAACAAAATTCTACCAAAGAAAAATCGCTCCTTGAATTTCTGCAAGAATTTGCCCTGTTGTCTGATTTAGATACACAACAACCCCAAAGTAATGCGGTTCTCCTCTTAACCTGTCATAGTGCCAAGGGACTTGAATTTGATTATGTATATGTTACAGGTTTAGAGGAAGGATTATTCCCGTATCTTGATGAAGATGACCCGTATGCAGATATAGAAGAAGAACGACGCCTCTGTTATGTGGCTATGACCCGTGCCCGAAAACGACTCGTTCTTTCAGGGTCCGAATCAAGATTATATTACGGTAGAGTTATTCCCGATAGAGTGATGTCTCGCTTCCTGTTTGAAATGGACCTCCAAAATGTAGAAGTATATGGTATAAAGAAAGATACAGAGCCCTACAAAACAACAAATCATTTGCCCGAAGATAAAATGGTAACTACGAAAGAAGAGAAGAAAAAGGAATATCGATTAGGCACAAGAGTGCGTCACGCTAAATTTGGATACGGCGTCGTTTTAAATACAGAAGGGAGTGGCGATAAAATGAGAGTACGAGTTCGTTTTGACTCCGGGAAAACAGCTGTTCTCGTTGTTAGTATGGCACCTATGGAAATTATTGAGAGGAGAAAAAATTGA
- the queC gene encoding 7-cyano-7-deazaguanine synthase QueC has product MMLKDSCILLLSGGLDSVTLLHYLVKREKYRQVYAISFLYGQKHLKEIRCAEWQMNVLEMKGHFVVDLSFLSVLLQGSSTLITGGGDVPRLDEIREEDKVQPSTYVPNRNMIFLSIASAWAETLHIQDVYYSAQAHDEYGYWDCTEPFVTNINAVLSLNRKHKIRVNAPFISFSKKEILQIGFSLGVDYSHTWSCYRGEENACGTCPTCIERLKAFEAIGRNDPLPYLNGK; this is encoded by the coding sequence ATGATGTTGAAAGATTCGTGTATATTATTGTTGAGTGGAGGTCTTGACTCTGTTACTCTTCTTCACTATTTAGTAAAGAGAGAGAAGTATCGACAGGTATATGCAATAAGTTTTTTGTATGGACAGAAACATTTAAAAGAAATTCGATGTGCAGAATGGCAGATGAATGTGTTAGAGATGAAGGGACATTTTGTTGTTGATTTGAGTTTCTTGTCTGTGCTTTTACAAGGAAGCTCAACACTTATTACTGGTGGAGGTGATGTTCCTCGATTGGATGAGATACGAGAGGAAGATAAAGTTCAACCGAGTACGTATGTTCCCAATCGCAACATGATATTTTTATCTATTGCTTCGGCTTGGGCAGAAACTCTTCATATTCAGGATGTATATTATTCTGCACAAGCACATGATGAGTATGGTTATTGGGACTGCACAGAACCTTTTGTAACCAATATAAATGCGGTACTTTCTTTGAATAGGAAACATAAGATAAGAGTTAATGCACCTTTTATTTCCTTTTCCAAAAAGGAGATACTTCAGATAGGATTCTCTTTAGGGGTTGATTACTCGCATACATGGAGTTGTTATCGTGGGGAAGAGAACGCATGTGGAACTTGTCCTACCTGTATTGAGCGATTAAAAGCATTTGAGGCTATAGGACGTAACGACCCGCTTCCTTATCTGAATGGAAAGTAA